TTCATCATCAGAAACTAATGGTGACATAGTGACACATTTAGTTAATGAAAGATTTTTTAGGGTTAAAAGCTCATGTATTTGAATGGTTTCATTTGGCGTAATATATTTATCTTCCATTTATTTTAAGCCTCCTTATTAGAACTATTTAAAAACATTATGGTTTAAGAACTACTTTTATACAATCTTCTGTTTTTGTGTCAAAAGCTTCGTAGCCATGTGCAGCATCTTCTAGTGGAAGCCTATGGGTAATAATGTCACTTGGGTCAACTTTTCCTTCTTGCATCAAGGTGTATAATGTAGGCATATAAGGAATTACAGGTGCTTGACCAGTTCTTATATTAATATTTCTATTAATTATGTCGCCAAAAGGAAATCCATTATACCTTCCTCCGTATACTCCAGTTACTTGAATCATTCCACCTTTTCTAACTGCTTGAGTTGCAGTTATAAATCCTCCTAAGGCACCACTTTGAAGCTTTGCGCCAGTACCAACAAATTCTAGAGGGGTCATTTTTCCATCCATACCGACACAGTCTATAACGATATCCGCACCACCATGAGTTATTTCTCTTAAGTATTCTCCGGTGTTATCATGTCTTTCAAAATTTATTGTTTCTACATTGTTATATTTTTTAGCATGTTCTAAACGATAATCTATGTAATCTACTGCAATTACTCTTTCTGCACCATGAAGCCATGCAAATTTTTGAGCTAAAAGTCCTACTGGACCGCAGCCTAATATAATAACTGTATTTCCACTTTTAACTCCAGCATTCTCCACGCTCCAATAAGCAGTTCCCATAGCATCTGCCATTAATAGCAAGTTTTCATCTTTAATTTCACAATCATCAGGAACCTTAAAAGGGGTAAAGTTTCCGTATGGAACTCTTAAATATTCTGCCTGACCACCAGGGTATCCACCAAAGGTATCAGTATATCCAAAAAATCCTCCATTTTCTCCATTAGGATTTGAGTTATCGCACATACAGGTTAAGTCATGCTTACAATAAAAACATTCACCACAGCTTACGTTAAAAGGAACAACAACTTTGTCTCCTTTTTTAAGATTTTTAACTTCCTTACCTACCTCTTCAACAATGCCCATAGGCTCATGTCCTATAATATAATCTTGATGTAAATTTGGAACCATATCATGAATAAGATGCAAATCTGATCCACATATTGCAGTATTTGTGATTTTGACTATTATGTCATCAGGTTTAACTATAGTGGGATCCGGAACATCTTTAACTTCAACTCTTTTAATTCCTTGAAATGTTACAGCCTTCATTATGTTACCTCCTTAATTACTTTTCTGGAGTTGCAAAATTTCCTAGTCTATTTGTGTTTCCAGGGAATAAATCTAAGTTAGCTATTTGTGTTGCTGTTTCTGAGGATTCTATATCCATTCTAAATTGTTTTTCTAAGTCAACTGGATGAAACCAACCTTTACTTAGCATTAGATCAGATATTTCTGCATGTAAGTTTAATGCATCGTCTAATTGTCTTTTAAGAACGGATCTTACAGATGGAGAAGTTGCTTCTGTTAGTGCAATAGCACAGTTCCTAACACCACTTTTTGCATTAAGTAAAAAGGTAAGAGACATGGTCTCATCTATTAATTTGGGCATTCCCTCAGCATTTCTTACTTCTAAGTAATCAGTAATCATCTATCTTAAACCTCCTATCTTATATTTGGAGCTTTTGACAATAAGTTCTGTAAATCTGTTATTGCAGTCATCGATTGCCGTACATCTTTTTCAAGCAATTTTTTTAAGTCTTGATCAAAAACTACACCTTCCATTAATTTTGATGTAGTCATACAAACAGTCTTAAAGTTTAGCATTTCATGTACTTGCATAGTTTCATTAGGTGCTAGTTTTAAAACCTCCATTTCTTCACCTCCTATTTCTTTTACTCAATTTAGTTTTTCTTATATAATGCAGGCTTATACTGTGAAGTTAATAGCAAAGTAATAGTACTGCTGGGATAAATCTCTAGAGGTGATATTATAAGGATTATATGTTTTATAAACAAAGCTTTAATAATATGGTTGTTATTAGCAGTAATAGTTATATAATAAAAGGTGCAGGAAGTAATATTATATCTAAATTTGGAATATGAGGGGTTTTTATGGAGAATTTTATCAATATCTTTATAAGCATTGTATGCATTTTTATCTCTATAATGAACTTAGTTACTATTAAGTTCACTAAGAAAGAAGTTCTAATATTTACTTCTGTAGCAATATTAGGATCATTTCCTTTTGGATATATAAGCCCATATTTATCGATAATTCCTATGAATTTGATTTTAATATTTTGTTTATATAAAAAAACACACAATATTGGAGTTAGTATAATATTGCCATTAGCAGCTACAATAATATGTGTCGTGGCAACCTATATTTTAATTTTTATAACTATGTTTGTTTTTAAGATTAATATCGGAAAAAACTTTAGAGAAACACATATTTATTATGTTTTAACAGTTTTAATCTTTCCGCTGATAATTGTAATAAGCAGTGTTATTGGAATGATAATAAACAGAAAAAATGTTGAACAAGCTCTAAAATTTAAAAATAGACCTCTATATTTAATTGCTACTATGTTAATTTTCACACTTATAATTTTTTATATAAATTTAATAATAGAGGATAATAGTGAAGCGACTAATAGGGCAGCTCAGATAAATGTAATATTATTTCTAATATATTTTGGAATTATTATAGCAATAATGTATGTACTGCTTAGGGGAGTAACTAAAGATTTAGAAATTAAAAATAAGCAAACACAGATGCAAAATCTACAAGAATATACGGCAAATCTTGAACGATTATATTCAGAGATGAGAGCTTTTAGACATGATTATATAAATATAATATCTTCAATGATAGGACATATGGATAATAATGATATGGAAAGCTTAAAGAGACATTTTTATGATAATATTATTCCTTTAAGTTCAGGTATGGAAAATAATAATTTTAAAATAGGTCATTTAAAGAATATCGAAATACCAGAAGTTAAAGGCTTACTATCTTCTAAACTCGTTAGAGCGCAGGAAATAGGCATAGATGTAAATATAGATATAGCTGATAAAATAGATGACATCAAAATAAATGTAGAAGACGCAACTAGAGCACTAGGTATATTATTAGATAATGCCATAGAAGCAGCCCAAGAGTGTGAAAAACCCAAATTGGATATAGGCTTTGTCAGGGTATATGAAACCTTACTTATTGTAATTAAAAACAATTGTGTAAGCGTGCCTAAAGTATTTGAAATAAATAGAAAAGGATTTTCAACTAAGGGGAAAAATAGAGGACTAGGACTTAGTAATTTAAGAGAAATAATAGATAAATATGATAATGTTTTTTTAGAAACTAATACAAAAGATACGGAATTTATACAAAAGCTCACTCTAAGTTAGAGTGAGCTTTTACAATTAAATCATTGGATGTTTGTTTTTGTATTTGAACTTAAAAATTATATAAGCTATGAAGTTTGGAATAATGTTTATACTCTGAGTGTTAGCGTGAATATTAAGTTCTTCAAAAGACATATTATCGTATAGTTTTGACTGAGAACCTGCTTTTAGTTCCCTTTCATATAAAGAAACTAAATAGTGATATTGAAGTGGTATCATCAAGATTAAATAGAGTGCAAATATTCCAATAAGAATATAAACAAAAACTGGACTCATAATTATACCTCCATACTTTTAAATATAACCCTTTATAAGTTATATTATACCACATATCTTCCTAAGTTTAGGATATTAATCAAAATTAAGACAATCTTAAGATAATAAGATTATTAAAAAGATAAGG
This genomic window from Clostridium sp. 'White wine YQ' contains:
- a CDS encoding spore coat protein: MEDKYITPNETIQIHELLTLKNLSLTKCVTMSPLVSDDELKRILKDDIATGKQHIKELSNLMEKSTIAQSQGL
- a CDS encoding zinc-dependent alcohol dehydrogenase, with protein sequence MKAVTFQGIKRVEVKDVPDPTIVKPDDIIVKITNTAICGSDLHLIHDMVPNLHQDYIIGHEPMGIVEEVGKEVKNLKKGDKVVVPFNVSCGECFYCKHDLTCMCDNSNPNGENGGFFGYTDTFGGYPGGQAEYLRVPYGNFTPFKVPDDCEIKDENLLLMADAMGTAYWSVENAGVKSGNTVIILGCGPVGLLAQKFAWLHGAERVIAVDYIDYRLEHAKKYNNVETINFERHDNTGEYLREITHGGADIVIDCVGMDGKMTPLEFVGTGAKLQSGALGGFITATQAVRKGGMIQVTGVYGGRYNGFPFGDIINRNINIRTGQAPVIPYMPTLYTLMQEGKVDPSDIITHRLPLEDAAHGYEAFDTKTEDCIKVVLKP
- a CDS encoding spore coat protein, whose translation is MITDYLEVRNAEGMPKLIDETMSLTFLLNAKSGVRNCAIALTEATSPSVRSVLKRQLDDALNLHAEISDLMLSKGWFHPVDLEKQFRMDIESSETATQIANLDLFPGNTNRLGNFATPEK
- a CDS encoding spore coat protein gives rise to the protein MEVLKLAPNETMQVHEMLNFKTVCMTTSKLMEGVVFDQDLKKLLEKDVRQSMTAITDLQNLLSKAPNIR
- a CDS encoding sensor histidine kinase, with protein sequence MENFINIFISIVCIFISIMNLVTIKFTKKEVLIFTSVAILGSFPFGYISPYLSIIPMNLILIFCLYKKTHNIGVSIILPLAATIICVVATYILIFITMFVFKINIGKNFRETHIYYVLTVLIFPLIIVISSVIGMIINRKNVEQALKFKNRPLYLIATMLIFTLIIFYINLIIEDNSEATNRAAQINVILFLIYFGIIIAIMYVLLRGVTKDLEIKNKQTQMQNLQEYTANLERLYSEMRAFRHDYINIISSMIGHMDNNDMESLKRHFYDNIIPLSSGMENNNFKIGHLKNIEIPEVKGLLSSKLVRAQEIGIDVNIDIADKIDDIKINVEDATRALGILLDNAIEAAQECEKPKLDIGFVRVYETLLIVIKNNCVSVPKVFEINRKGFSTKGKNRGLGLSNLREIIDKYDNVFLETNTKDTEFIQKLTLS
- a CDS encoding DUF3949 domain-containing protein, whose protein sequence is MSPVFVYILIGIFALYLILMIPLQYHYLVSLYERELKAGSQSKLYDNMSFEELNIHANTQSINIIPNFIAYIIFKFKYKNKHPMI